One segment of Marinobacter sediminum DNA contains the following:
- the ftsH gene encoding ATP-dependent zinc metalloprotease FtsH gives MNDMAKNLVLWLIIAAVLLMVFQNFSPTTSGQQVNYSQFVEMVQQGQINKVTIDGLEIQGTRGDGSQFQTIRPQVADNKLMDDLLANNVEVIGKEPERQSLWTQLLVAAFPILIIIALFVFFMRQMQGGGGGKGPMSFGKSKARLMSEDQIKTTFGDVAGVDEAKEDVKELVDFLRDPSKFQRLGGSIPKGVLMVGQPGTGKTLLAKAIAGEAKVPFFSISGSDFVEMFVGVGASRVRDMFEQAKKQSPCIIFIDEIDAVGRHRGAGMGGGHDEREQTLNQLLVEMDGFEGNEGVIVIAATNRPDVLDPALLRPGRFDRQVVVGLPDIIGREQILKVHMKKVPLADGVEPGLIARGTPGFSGADLANLVNEAALFAARRNQRLVSMEEFELAKDKIMMGAERKSMVMSEKEKRNTAYHESGHAIVGRLTPEHDPVYKVSIIPRGRALGVTMFLPEEDKYSHSKRFLISSICSLFGGRIAEELTLGFDGVTTGASNDIERATSLARNMVTRWGLSEKLGPLQYDTDSEEPFIGRSAGQAQTVYSPETAQRIDEEVRNIIDECYEKAKQLLVDNRDKLDLMADALMKYETIDRFQIDDIMEGRIPRPPKGWGDNGPTGGVKADEPEQAPDPKSSDDGHQPGVGRPAGEH, from the coding sequence TTGAACGATATGGCAAAAAATCTGGTTCTCTGGCTAATTATAGCCGCTGTACTGCTAATGGTGTTTCAGAACTTCTCTCCCACCACTAGCGGTCAACAAGTCAATTATTCCCAGTTTGTTGAAATGGTCCAGCAGGGCCAGATCAATAAGGTCACCATTGATGGCCTGGAAATTCAGGGTACCCGCGGTGATGGGTCCCAGTTCCAGACAATCCGTCCGCAAGTAGCTGATAACAAGCTGATGGACGACCTGCTGGCGAACAACGTCGAAGTCATCGGTAAGGAGCCGGAGCGCCAGAGCCTGTGGACGCAGTTGCTGGTGGCGGCATTCCCGATACTGATCATAATCGCGTTATTTGTTTTCTTCATGCGCCAGATGCAGGGCGGCGGTGGCGGCAAAGGCCCCATGTCGTTTGGCAAGAGCAAGGCGCGTCTGATGAGTGAAGATCAGATCAAGACCACCTTCGGCGACGTAGCTGGTGTTGATGAAGCCAAGGAAGATGTAAAGGAACTGGTGGACTTCCTTCGGGATCCCAGCAAGTTCCAGCGACTCGGTGGCAGCATCCCGAAAGGCGTGTTGATGGTAGGTCAGCCGGGCACCGGTAAGACCCTGCTCGCCAAGGCAATTGCCGGCGAGGCCAAGGTGCCTTTCTTCTCCATTTCCGGCTCGGATTTCGTGGAGATGTTTGTGGGCGTTGGCGCCTCCCGTGTCCGTGACATGTTCGAGCAGGCCAAGAAACAGAGCCCGTGCATCATCTTTATCGACGAGATCGATGCCGTGGGTCGCCATCGTGGCGCCGGCATGGGTGGTGGTCACGATGAGCGTGAGCAGACCCTGAACCAGTTGCTGGTCGAGATGGATGGTTTTGAGGGTAACGAAGGCGTTATCGTTATCGCAGCCACCAACCGTCCGGATGTTCTGGACCCCGCGCTGCTCCGTCCCGGCCGTTTCGACCGTCAGGTCGTGGTGGGTCTCCCGGACATTATTGGCCGCGAGCAGATTCTGAAAGTCCACATGAAGAAAGTGCCTCTGGCAGATGGCGTAGAGCCTGGACTGATCGCCCGTGGTACGCCCGGCTTCTCCGGTGCAGACCTGGCCAACCTGGTAAACGAGGCTGCCCTGTTTGCGGCGCGTCGTAACCAGCGCCTGGTGTCCATGGAAGAGTTCGAGCTCGCCAAGGACAAGATCATGATGGGCGCTGAGCGCAAGTCCATGGTGATGAGTGAGAAAGAAAAGCGTAATACCGCTTACCACGAGTCAGGTCACGCGATCGTTGGTCGTCTCACGCCCGAGCATGATCCTGTTTACAAGGTGAGCATCATTCCTCGTGGCCGCGCTTTGGGTGTGACGATGTTCCTGCCCGAAGAGGATAAGTACAGCCACAGCAAGCGGTTCCTGATCAGTTCGATCTGCAGCCTGTTTGGTGGGCGTATTGCCGAAGAGCTGACGCTTGGTTTTGACGGAGTCACCACCGGTGCGTCCAACGACATCGAGCGTGCGACCAGTCTGGCCAGGAACATGGTCACCCGCTGGGGTTTGTCTGAAAAGCTTGGCCCGTTGCAATACGACACCGACAGCGAAGAGCCCTTCATTGGTCGCTCTGCAGGTCAGGCCCAGACGGTATACTCGCCTGAGACTGCTCAGCGGATTGACGAGGAAGTGCGTAACATCATCGACGAGTGTTATGAAAAGGCCAAACAGCTGCTGGTAGATAACCGCGACAAGCTGGATCTGATGGCTGATGCGTTGATGAAGTACGAAAC